The Scyliorhinus canicula chromosome 5, sScyCan1.1, whole genome shotgun sequence genome window below encodes:
- the tril gene encoding TLR4 interactor with leucine rich repeats, with amino-acid sequence MESLWMVWLMFLCLICSAESFCPEQCDCQHHNLLCTNRGLRTVPEAQQNAADVLTYSLGGNFISNISERDFAHFTRLLRLDLQYNKIQHIHPKTFEQLSRLEELYLGNNIISSLPANVFNDLRRLRLLNMNNNSLRKVNQNVFSHLHNLIKLRLDGNSLEILQDAAFKHLGNLLYLRLESNKIHTISGNTFLNLRKLTYLNLARNNQTSIHSSAVFVHLRSLTTLILDENNVKYLGNRVFQMLQKLSRLSLSKNKVSYIATEAFGGLSGLKELLLNGNLLREIPNKLLDPLGRLEQLDVSHNHISSVHPQAFKQLTALKVLKLKSNRLTHLPGETFAFSSSLYSLDLSDNNWTCNCRLKGLKRWMSLAHDQGRLLTIFVRCNNPPVLNGRYLDYLTDSEMQAAGRADLCYTHKAQSLSNFSQGAPDDMALAVGQVDVQSDQERSLDPDKMQTEKNMHQQGVDRRQKAPSLPTMVPSLRPRNKHTVLQPKPTKEVAASSSLGSVEEGPPSQTVAREALEAFTPHSTLLVTSKSERYYLLKSKDKLAQKPLITDPCEFNKFYITNLTVDEVTSSTATVRWKVAHPGFRNAVHFRVLFDRFGQSVTFPRFIYVKDRLEWVTLRELQQETPYIVCLESVISDHVCQVASRDHCLGVLTLPLKKGALGVQHFILILSAANAFLVFLGLTIWMSRVLRKLRRKRNPVSVRRMYSTRRPLRSMGSGISAGDCGGFQSGRSRSVMYQLNEADLMDFQSDRLMDINLRREDIGQRYAD; translated from the coding sequence ATGGAAAGTTTATGGATGGTCTGGCTGATGTTTCTTTGTTTGATCTGTTCTGCTGAATCTTTTTGTCCCGAGCAATGTGACTGCCAGCATCACAATCTCCTCTGTACAAATCGAGGTCTCCGCACTGTTCCGGAAGCCCAGCAAAATGCTGCGGACGTCCTGACTTACAGCCTAGGGGGCAACTTTATCAGCAATATCTCGGAGCGCGACTTCGCTCATTTCACCAGGTTGCTTCGATTGGATTTACAGTACAATAAGATTCAGCATATTCACCCGAAAACTTTTGAACAACTTTCGAGACTGGAGGAGCTGTACTTGGGTAACAACATAATCTCGAGCCTGCCTGCCAATGTTTTTAATGATCTCCGGAGACTGAGGCTTTTAAACATGAATAACAATAGTCTGAGGAAGGTGAATCAAAATGTCTTTTCACATCTACATAATTTAATTAAGCTGAGACTTGACGGCAACTCTTTGGAAATCTTACAGGATGCAGCTTTTAAACATTTGGGAAACCTCCTTTACCTGCGGTTAGAGTCGAACAAGATCCATACCATTAGTGGGAATACTTTTCTAAATTTAAGGAAGCTTACCTATTTAAACCTCGCCAGGAACAACCAGACTTCCATACACAGCAGCGCCGTGTTCGTCCACCTCAGATCACTGACCACTTTGATCCTTGACGAAAATAATGTCAAATATCTCGGAAACCGAGTTTTCCAAATGCTACAGAAACTCTCCAGACTGTCCCTCAGTAAGAATAAAGTGTCCTACATTGCCACTGAAGCCTTTGGAGGTCTGAGTGGGCTGAAGGAGCTGCTCCTCAATGGCAACTTACTGAGGGAAATTCCAAACAAACTGCTGGACCCTTTAGGGAGGTTGGAGCAGTTAGATGTCAGCCATAACCACATCAGCAGTGTCCATCCACAGGCGTTTAAACAGTTGACAGCTCTCAAGGTGCTCAAACTGAAAAGCAATCGCCTCACACATTTACCTGGAGAAACCTTTGCGTTTAGCAGCTCCCTATATAGCCTCGATCTGAGTGATAATAACTGGACGTGCAACTGCCGGCTCAAAGGTTTAAAACGGTGGATGAGCTTGGCACATGACCAGGGAAGGCTGCTCACTATTTTCGTTCGGTGTAATAACCCCCCTGTTTTGAATGGAAGGTATCTTGATTATTTGACTGACTCTGAGATGCAAGCTGCAGGCAGAGCTGACCTCTGCTACACTCATAAGGCACAGTCCTTGTCAAACTTTTCTCAAGGTGCTCCAGAtgacatggcgctggccgtgggCCAAGTCGATGTTCAGTCAGACCAAGAGCGTTCCCTGGACCCAGACAAAATGCAGACTGAAAAAAACATGCACCAACAAGGAGTCGACCGTCGGCAGAAGGCACCTTCTTTGCCGACAATGGTTCCCAGCCTCCGGCCTAGGAATAAACACACGGTTCTACAACCTAAACCGACCAAAGAAGTGGCAGCCAGTTCGAGCCTGGGGAGTGTTGAAGAAGGCCCACCATCACAGACAGTGGCACGGGAGGCCTTGGAAGCCTTCACTCCTCACTCTACTCTCCTGGTCACATCCAAATCAGAGCGTTATTATCTCCTAAAATCGAAGGACAAGTTGGCTCAGAAACCCCTGATAACAGATCCCTGTGAGTTTAATAAGTTCTACATTACCAACTTAACAGTGGATGAGGTCACCTCGTCCACGGCCACCGTCAGGTGGAAGGTAGCTCACCCTGGCTTCAGAAATGCTGTGCACTTCCGTGTGCTTTTTGACAGGTTTGGCCAATCAGTTACCTTTCCTCGCTTCATATATGTCAAGGATAGATTGGAATGGGTCACTCtgagggagctgcagcaggagacgcCTTACATCGTGTGTCTGGAGAGTGTCATCTCTGACCACGTGTGCCAAGTGGCTTCCCGCGACCACTGCCTGGGGGTCCTCACCTTGCCGCTAAAGAAAGGGGCTCTTGGTGTGCAGCATTTCATTTTGATTTTATCCGCTGCCAACGCTTTCCTGGTCTTCCTTGGTCTCACAATCTGGATGTCCAGAGTACTGAGGAAACTACGAAGGAAGAGAAACCCAGTCAGTGTGCGCCGGATGTACTCCACTCGGCGTCCGCTGCGCTCCATGGGCTCAGGGATTTCGGCGGGAGACTGCGGAGGTTTCCAGTCAGGCAGGTCACGCTCAGTCATGTATCAGCTCAATGAGGCTGACCTAATGGACTTCCAGTCAGATCGCCTCATGGACATCAATTTGAGGAGGGAAGACATTGGCCAACGATATGCTGATTAG